In one window of Thermoplasma sp. Kam2015 DNA:
- a CDS encoding UxaA family hydrolase, producing the protein MTTRALAHLEKDYVAVATDDLKKGESVEIAFLDTGKKVNLKVNEDVPLGHKVALRDLKKGDNIIEYGEVIGAATKDIKAGDHVHVHNIKSLRWQ; encoded by the coding sequence ATGACAACAAGAGCATTGGCTCATCTGGAAAAGGATTATGTTGCGGTTGCAACAGATGATCTGAAAAAGGGTGAAAGTGTGGAAATCGCGTTTTTAGATACGGGAAAGAAAGTGAATCTGAAAGTTAATGAGGATGTACCGCTAGGTCATAAGGTTGCTCTCAGGGATTTAAAAAAGGGAGATAACATAATAGAATATGGTGAAGTGATTGGCGCAGCAACGAAAGACATCAAGGCGGGCGATCATGTTCATGTGCATAATATAAAATCTCTGAGGTGGCAGTAA
- a CDS encoding UxaA family hydrolase, producing MSSFMGFERENGRVGTRNYVLVIPVDDLSNTVATAVESNIYGTRAIPHPYGRLQFGADLDLTFRTLAGYGRNPNVASAIVVGIEDNWTNRIADQIAKTGKRVEALSIEGSGDLKTIEKASRLAKDLVQEASTKKRKEFDVSNLVVSTKCGESDTTSGLASNPTVGVVFDRLVDEGATVIFGETSELTGAEKYIADRMANAQLREKFMKIFNDYQDVIRSQGVDLLGSQPTEGNIKGGLSTIEEKALGNIQKTGTKKITGVLDYAEEPKSKGLNFMNTSSAAAEAVTLFAASGAVVHMFTTGQGNIVGNHILPVIKTTANPKTAMNMKEHIDLDLSGLLKFQYTLKEAGDKLYNLLLETASGKLTANEILKHYEFALTKLYISA from the coding sequence ATGAGTTCTTTCATGGGTTTTGAAAGAGAAAATGGCAGAGTTGGAACAAGAAATTATGTGCTCGTGATTCCGGTCGACGATCTATCAAACACCGTCGCTACCGCGGTGGAAAGCAATATTTACGGAACTAGGGCAATTCCGCACCCATATGGCAGGCTTCAGTTCGGTGCTGATCTTGATCTGACTTTCAGGACCCTAGCGGGTTACGGAAGGAATCCAAACGTGGCATCGGCCATTGTGGTAGGAATAGAAGACAACTGGACGAACAGAATAGCCGATCAGATCGCAAAGACGGGAAAGCGCGTTGAGGCTTTAAGCATAGAGGGAAGTGGTGATCTTAAGACTATAGAAAAGGCCTCCAGACTTGCTAAGGATCTTGTTCAGGAAGCATCCACCAAGAAGCGGAAAGAATTTGATGTTTCAAATCTAGTGGTCAGCACAAAATGTGGCGAATCGGATACCACATCTGGGCTGGCAAGCAATCCGACTGTGGGTGTGGTGTTCGATAGACTCGTGGATGAGGGAGCCACGGTCATATTCGGAGAAACAAGCGAACTCACCGGCGCCGAAAAATATATAGCGGATCGCATGGCCAATGCACAGCTCAGAGAAAAATTCATGAAGATCTTCAATGACTATCAGGATGTGATCAGATCTCAGGGCGTAGATCTCCTTGGCTCGCAACCAACTGAGGGCAACATAAAAGGCGGTCTGAGTACCATCGAAGAAAAGGCCCTTGGAAATATACAGAAGACGGGCACGAAGAAGATAACCGGTGTGCTGGATTATGCAGAGGAACCTAAGTCCAAGGGGCTGAATTTCATGAATACATCATCCGCCGCCGCCGAGGCAGTTACTCTCTTCGCAGCTTCCGGTGCAGTAGTTCATATGTTCACAACCGGTCAGGGAAATATTGTGGGCAACCATATACTGCCTGTCATAAAGACTACAGCAAACCCAAAGACGGCTATGAACATGAAAGAGCACATAGATCTGGATCTTTCCGGCCTGCTGAAGTTCCAGTACACCCTTAAGGAAGCCGGTGACAAGCTCTACAACCTTCTGCTTGAGACAGCGTCTGGAAAGCTCACTGCAAACGAGATACTGAAGCACTATGAGTTTGCCCTGACTAAGCTGTATATTTCAGCATAA
- a CDS encoding GntR family transcriptional regulator produces MEQSITLSKKIYNYIIEEITSGHLRMGQIIDENGIMELFGSSKTPIREAILSLENDGIIEKRGKSYFVCFIEPDEINQIFEARRELEAIAVYYAAKRIQKAELKQLSDILKKIRKSTDEDEPADLANLNGKFHSIIARASRNKYIENEVNLLRLKLRIVRVTLFTSIERRSDELAEHSAIYEALANGDAEKARTLMYNHETDVWEYVNKYIIPKLYY; encoded by the coding sequence ATGGAACAAAGTATAACATTATCAAAAAAAATTTATAATTATATTATAGAGGAGATCACTTCTGGGCATCTGAGAATGGGCCAGATAATAGACGAAAACGGTATCATGGAACTTTTTGGTAGCAGCAAGACGCCTATCCGAGAGGCAATACTTTCACTTGAGAACGATGGTATTATAGAGAAGAGGGGAAAATCATACTTTGTCTGCTTCATAGAGCCGGACGAGATAAATCAGATATTCGAGGCAAGGCGCGAGCTTGAGGCCATTGCAGTATACTATGCGGCGAAAAGAATCCAGAAGGCCGAACTCAAACAGTTGAGTGACATTTTAAAAAAGATAAGAAAGTCCACAGACGAGGATGAACCAGCCGATCTGGCCAATCTCAACGGCAAGTTCCATTCCATCATAGCGAGAGCCTCAAGAAACAAGTACATAGAGAACGAAGTCAACCTGCTCAGGTTGAAGCTTCGAATTGTCAGAGTTACCCTATTCACAAGCATAGAGAGGAGAAGCGATGAACTGGCTGAACACAGCGCTATATATGAAGCACTGGCTAATGGAGACGCAGAGAAGGCCAGAACTTTGATGTATAACCATGAAACAGATGTCTGGGAATATGTAAATAAATATATTATACCAAAATTGTATTATTAA
- a CDS encoding mandelate racemase/muconate lactonizing enzyme family protein has translation MDAQIIDVIPIVSRIPLTPTSPPQDWIDEWSRQLFVKVKTDDLDGWGEILPAAFNSPRVYASFVSRFRDYVVGRRIEDVEEIWETLRKVAFSGGYGVLVGSISGIDIALWDLYAKMKKQYLGHIHGKKEVSITRYASLSRYSRLDDLISACHNMVNDGFTRIKLHQTKNDTVEAVRRFREEFGYDMELMVDMNASMKLKEATQFANEIQKYEVKWVEEPIWPPDDLFSLREINKIVPVAAGENFFSFHEFQNALYLEAVTYYQPDVTKVGGITPTMRILDMLKEKGAKLSFHSRPHNGWIGVFASIAAANMAGMNAMIETPPNSIPEKYFNYRAKISAQTIITHGHGIGIEPIEPLPELKDEKVLIFHS, from the coding sequence ATGGATGCGCAAATAATTGATGTGATACCGATAGTGAGTAGAATTCCGCTTACTCCCACAAGCCCTCCCCAAGACTGGATCGACGAATGGAGCAGACAGCTCTTCGTCAAGGTGAAGACTGATGATCTTGATGGATGGGGAGAGATCCTACCAGCAGCATTCAATTCCCCAAGGGTCTATGCGTCGTTCGTTTCACGTTTTAGGGACTACGTTGTGGGTAGACGTATTGAAGATGTTGAGGAAATATGGGAAACACTTAGGAAGGTTGCCTTTTCTGGTGGATACGGTGTACTTGTAGGTTCGATCTCCGGTATAGACATAGCACTGTGGGATCTGTATGCAAAGATGAAGAAACAGTATCTCGGGCATATTCATGGCAAGAAGGAAGTGTCCATAACGAGATACGCTTCCCTCTCCAGATATTCAAGACTCGATGATCTGATCAGTGCCTGCCATAACATGGTCAATGATGGCTTTACTAGAATAAAGCTTCATCAGACAAAGAATGATACTGTGGAAGCTGTAAGAAGATTCAGGGAAGAATTTGGGTATGACATGGAATTGATGGTTGATATGAACGCCTCAATGAAGCTTAAGGAGGCCACACAATTTGCCAATGAGATACAAAAATATGAGGTAAAATGGGTTGAGGAACCCATATGGCCACCAGATGATCTGTTTTCTCTCAGAGAAATAAATAAAATAGTGCCAGTTGCAGCCGGAGAGAACTTCTTCAGTTTTCATGAGTTTCAGAATGCACTTTATCTTGAGGCCGTCACATATTACCAGCCTGACGTTACGAAAGTGGGAGGAATCACGCCCACGATGAGGATACTGGATATGCTCAAGGAGAAGGGCGCAAAACTCTCCTTCCATAGCAGACCTCACAACGGCTGGATCGGTGTGTTTGCCAGCATAGCGGCGGCCAATATGGCCGGGATGAATGCAATGATCGAGACCCCACCAAATTCAATACCGGAAAAATACTTCAACTACAGGGCCAAGATAAGCGCGCAGACCATAATAACCCATGGGCATGGAATAGGTATAGAGCCAATAGAACCGCTGCCGGAATTAAAGGATGAAAAGGTGTTGATTTTCCATAGTTAA
- a CDS encoding UbiD family decarboxylase — protein MQNEMKGKNLRDLLEDEYRNGNVIDIEEQLSTDLQIPTLASMLEGEKIVMFKKIADFPDFSIVTGVFSSEKRILRMLRSENEVDFFKTWIRIVDDGPLMDISIDRAMDRQMIIQDVPDLNSIPVLKHFSNDGSKTGNGRYITGGIVAARDPSDSDVVNLSFTRIQLISQNRYAFDAGSHGHLWSYIQKCLKDGSDLEISVIIGAPPIHYLTAAAFMDDEYRRIHRVFDFDYFRGYRNDVPVPSDAEMVIEAKFVPGEEYDEGPFAEYTGYMGYDSTRNVAEVRSIIMRRNPIYLDVIPSNSMEHINLFSFTRSIKINHLISEANPKGHDIRVVWPNYGSRFLAMGYVDPPFPGLAKNVALSAMANDPMWNKIVMINEGRTELNLERMLLNLAETRNFTRSLTIIRDMYTISSDPTAKKDSTNSKLIAITRGSGSRYKTENETGSFLIRSSRGRALISHDESYADVNIMVPKMIRTDDMSKVGWMLALNIDCDNDISIEKDRLIIDLRKDIGEVPKTDDYVMSTVADLARRYT, from the coding sequence ATGCAGAATGAAATGAAGGGGAAAAATCTCAGGGATCTGCTGGAAGATGAATATAGAAATGGGAATGTGATAGATATTGAAGAACAGCTCTCTACGGATCTTCAGATACCAACGCTCGCCTCCATGCTTGAAGGCGAGAAGATAGTTATGTTCAAGAAAATTGCTGATTTCCCTGATTTTTCCATCGTAACCGGAGTCTTCTCCTCGGAGAAGAGAATACTCAGGATGTTGAGGTCAGAAAACGAGGTAGATTTTTTCAAAACTTGGATCAGGATAGTCGATGATGGCCCTCTTATGGATATTTCAATCGATCGAGCTATGGATCGACAGATGATCATTCAGGATGTTCCAGATTTAAATTCAATACCTGTGCTGAAGCATTTCAGCAACGATGGATCGAAGACAGGTAATGGCAGATACATAACCGGCGGTATAGTTGCGGCAAGGGATCCTTCGGATTCTGATGTCGTGAACTTGAGCTTCACAAGAATTCAGTTGATATCACAGAATAGATATGCTTTTGACGCTGGAAGCCACGGACATCTCTGGTCATACATACAGAAATGCTTGAAGGACGGTTCTGATCTTGAAATATCCGTTATAATAGGTGCCCCACCAATACATTACCTCACAGCCGCGGCCTTCATGGATGACGAATACAGGCGCATACATAGGGTCTTCGATTTCGACTATTTCAGAGGCTACAGGAATGACGTTCCAGTACCGTCGGATGCAGAGATGGTGATAGAGGCAAAATTTGTACCGGGAGAAGAATACGATGAAGGCCCATTCGCAGAATATACCGGTTATATGGGCTATGACTCAACAAGGAACGTAGCCGAAGTCAGGAGCATAATTATGAGAAGGAACCCAATCTATCTTGACGTAATTCCGTCAAATTCCATGGAGCATATCAATCTCTTCTCCTTCACAAGATCCATAAAGATCAATCATCTCATCTCTGAGGCTAATCCCAAGGGCCATGATATCAGGGTAGTGTGGCCGAATTATGGATCCAGATTTCTGGCCATGGGATACGTTGATCCGCCGTTTCCAGGGCTGGCAAAAAATGTTGCTCTTTCCGCAATGGCCAACGACCCCATGTGGAACAAAATTGTCATGATCAATGAGGGCAGAACAGAACTGAATCTTGAAAGGATGCTTTTGAACCTTGCAGAGACCAGAAATTTCACACGCAGTTTGACCATCATTAGGGATATGTACACGATAAGTTCTGATCCAACGGCAAAGAAAGATAGTACGAATTCAAAGTTGATCGCCATAACAAGAGGTTCCGGATCACGTTATAAAACCGAAAATGAAACCGGATCTTTCCTGATAAGATCCAGCAGAGGAAGGGCGCTGATCTCCCACGATGAATCTTATGCCGACGTCAATATAATGGTGCCGAAGATGATCAGAACAGACGATATGTCAAAGGTCGGATGGATGCTCGCACTTAACATAGATTGCGATAACGACATATCAATTGAAAAGGACAGACTCATAATAGATCTTCGCAAAGATATAGGAGAAGTCCCTAAAACTGATGACTATGTTATGAGCACCGTTGCAGATCTGGCCAGAAGATACACATAA
- a CDS encoding winged helix-turn-helix domain-containing protein, with translation MDEITRNIDLLLKNFSNRTRLMIISLIIKNGPMTVTDLSKVIKTSRSNLYQLIKDMLSDGVIVQSKTEVKKNYVEKYYSINESLFASVKSEDLRKAITVMDDESFRNLLISFLTTASAMMSIAAEQISIATEDDMRNYREEINRDHMIMSFASLSKENMAKYSKMHAEFMSRIENENDHSLEDHFLYVIGFPSIPNKGSLNRNVTHQQNGS, from the coding sequence ATGGATGAAATTACTAGGAATATTGATCTGCTGCTGAAGAATTTCTCCAACAGAACCAGGCTGATGATAATATCGCTGATCATTAAGAACGGCCCTATGACCGTTACGGATCTATCCAAGGTGATAAAGACAAGCAGGTCAAATCTATATCAGCTTATCAAGGACATGCTATCAGACGGCGTGATCGTGCAAAGTAAAACTGAAGTGAAGAAGAATTATGTTGAAAAATACTACAGCATAAACGAATCGCTCTTCGCCAGTGTCAAATCGGAAGATCTCCGAAAGGCCATCACAGTCATGGACGATGAGAGCTTCAGGAACCTGCTCATATCGTTTCTAACCACCGCTTCTGCCATGATGTCGATTGCAGCGGAGCAGATCAGCATAGCAACAGAAGACGATATGAGAAACTACCGGGAGGAGATCAACAGAGATCATATGATAATGTCATTTGCATCGCTCTCAAAGGAGAATATGGCGAAGTATTCAAAGATGCATGCAGAGTTCATGAGCCGGATTGAAAATGAAAACGATCATTCACTGGAAGATCATTTTCTATACGTTATAGGCTTTCCATCCATCCCAAATAAAGGCAGCCTCAATCGCAATGTCACACACCAGCAAAATGGGAGTTGA
- a CDS encoding MFS transporter has protein sequence MKLNFQLTIANASLSRFGLSAYNLVIIWVVLRITEKPVLAGLADSMMTFPLMLSIIVGAAVDRMWIKKELAITAALVRMMLLLLIIYSLHWGHSIYVILAIYTSTFLIGFTSDVIDSVRASWMKVFLREDQYKSGSSQLSSSTMLAQGIGFVLSGIIISLGDFRSFLCLALIFAVALFPLLGVKHSRYGGSGSIQEYIAGGVRLIIGDGRIREIILMGLIGNFLIGMAAIMFISLIEIGFGLSAVYVSMIFGVLVFGIAVGSFFASKISGKLGMISFSIYSVIGISFFSVSLVHSILLTIPPVLIAGLAMGIESVTVSTSLMRIIPSDMMARIQGAFNTFGIAATAVSSIVGGLLYQFAGKIHSFMVVGMAMILLALLIPFLRNFSKMVF, from the coding sequence ATGAAGCTGAACTTCCAGCTGACGATTGCAAACGCCTCACTCTCGAGATTCGGGCTTTCTGCCTATAACCTCGTCATCATATGGGTAGTTTTGCGTATAACAGAAAAGCCGGTACTTGCGGGTCTAGCCGATAGCATGATGACATTTCCGCTTATGCTGAGCATCATAGTCGGGGCGGCTGTGGACAGGATGTGGATAAAGAAGGAACTGGCGATAACTGCGGCCCTGGTCAGGATGATGCTGCTCCTGTTGATAATATATTCACTGCATTGGGGTCATAGTATCTATGTGATACTTGCGATTTACACTTCTACTTTCCTGATAGGCTTCACCTCAGATGTGATCGATTCTGTCCGGGCCTCGTGGATGAAGGTATTTTTGAGGGAGGATCAATATAAATCTGGGTCTTCACAGCTGTCTTCTTCGACAATGCTTGCACAGGGTATAGGTTTTGTACTTTCTGGAATCATAATATCTTTGGGCGATTTCAGGTCATTTCTTTGCCTAGCTCTGATATTTGCTGTGGCACTTTTTCCTCTGTTAGGTGTGAAGCATTCCAGGTATGGCGGTAGCGGCTCTATACAGGAATACATCGCCGGCGGCGTAAGACTCATTATAGGTGATGGAAGAATAAGGGAGATCATTCTCATGGGGTTGATAGGAAATTTTCTGATAGGTATGGCTGCGATCATGTTCATATCGCTGATAGAGATTGGATTCGGCCTATCCGCAGTATATGTATCGATGATCTTCGGCGTACTTGTCTTCGGAATTGCTGTGGGTTCATTTTTTGCATCAAAGATCAGCGGTAAGCTTGGTATGATAAGCTTCTCAATATATTCTGTAATAGGTATCTCATTCTTTTCTGTTTCACTTGTACATTCTATCCTTCTGACCATACCTCCTGTTCTTATTGCTGGCCTTGCCATGGGAATAGAAAGCGTAACGGTGAGCACATCGCTGATGCGGATAATACCCAGCGACATGATGGCCAGGATCCAAGGCGCATTCAATACATTTGGAATAGCGGCTACAGCAGTTTCAAGCATAGTCGGCGGCCTGCTCTATCAGTTTGCCGGGAAGATACATTCATTCATGGTCGTGGGAATGGCCATGATCCTGCTTGCTTTACTCATACCGTTCCTGAGGAATTTCTCAAAAATGGTATTCTGA
- the cutA gene encoding divalent-cation tolerance protein CutA has protein sequence MPFYVITTFDSREKAADVGKNAVEAGFAACVSMIHGISSIYRWNGKIEESDEVMCVFKTSDERVAALEEFLRRNHNYEVPEIVAIRMDRVNQEYEKWIRESCNEKL, from the coding sequence ATGCCGTTTTATGTAATCACAACCTTTGATAGCCGTGAAAAGGCTGCTGATGTAGGGAAGAATGCTGTGGAAGCAGGATTTGCGGCCTGCGTAAGTATGATACATGGGATAAGTTCCATCTATCGGTGGAATGGAAAGATAGAGGAAAGCGATGAAGTGATGTGCGTTTTCAAGACATCAGATGAAAGAGTGGCCGCACTTGAGGAGTTCCTTAGGCGGAATCATAATTATGAGGTGCCTGAGATCGTGGCGATCAGGATGGATCGCGTAAACCAGGAATACGAAAAATGGATCAGGGAGTCCTGCAATGAAAAATTGTAA